From the genome of Methylocystis bryophila, one region includes:
- a CDS encoding polysaccharide biosynthesis/export family protein, whose translation MSATFGDERPPKEIRFGIGDVVGVTLFEAGSGGLFIPSEAGVRPGNFVTFPNQSVDANGYITIPYAPPIQTKGRTPPEVQRSIVEALKNRAIEPQVIVTLVEQRTSMISVLGDVNSPARFPANAAGEHLLDAITRAGGPKSQGFDEWVTLERAGRRATVPFGAVVYEPANNIYVHPNDTIYIYREPQTFLAFGALGFGGQDSGAQKPFDAWHITLAEAVAKSGGLKNDLADPGAVFLYRGETRRVAEMLGVDCAAFDGPIIPVVYLVNFRDPAGFFFAKEFAMRNKDVIYVSNSLSVETAKAMTYFRLVVGTVNDPIVAAQNALIIKNLLNTTTSTVAAVAGGASASP comes from the coding sequence TTGTCGGCGACGTTTGGGGATGAGCGTCCGCCTAAGGAGATTCGTTTCGGCATCGGCGACGTTGTGGGCGTGACGCTCTTCGAAGCCGGTTCAGGGGGACTCTTCATTCCGTCCGAAGCGGGCGTCCGCCCCGGAAACTTCGTCACTTTCCCCAATCAAAGCGTCGACGCCAACGGCTATATAACCATTCCCTATGCGCCGCCGATCCAGACGAAGGGACGAACGCCGCCGGAGGTGCAGCGGTCCATTGTCGAGGCCCTGAAGAATCGCGCGATCGAGCCGCAGGTTATCGTCACGCTGGTGGAACAGCGGACCTCGATGATCAGCGTGCTCGGCGACGTGAACAGTCCTGCTCGTTTCCCAGCAAACGCCGCCGGAGAGCATCTTCTCGATGCGATCACGCGCGCAGGAGGACCCAAGAGTCAGGGGTTCGACGAATGGGTGACGCTCGAGCGGGCGGGACGGCGCGCCACGGTTCCCTTTGGCGCGGTCGTTTATGAACCGGCCAACAACATCTATGTCCATCCCAACGACACCATATACATTTACCGCGAGCCGCAGACCTTCCTCGCGTTCGGCGCGCTCGGCTTCGGCGGCCAAGACAGCGGCGCCCAGAAGCCCTTCGACGCCTGGCACATAACGCTTGCCGAAGCGGTTGCGAAATCGGGAGGGCTCAAGAACGATCTGGCCGATCCTGGCGCCGTGTTCCTATACAGGGGCGAGACGCGCCGGGTGGCGGAAATGCTCGGCGTCGACTGTGCGGCGTTTGATGGCCCGATCATCCCCGTTGTTTATCTTGTTAACTTCCGTGATCCCGCGGGCTTTTTCTTCGCAAAGGAATTTGCGATGCGAAACAAGGACGTCATTTACGTTTCCAACTCGTTGTCGGTCGAGACCGCCAAGGCCATGACCTATTTTAGATTGGTTGTGGGGACAGTGAATGACCCGATCGTCGCCGCGCAAAATGCGCTCATCATTAAGAATCTCCTCAACACGACGACGAGCACCGTCGCAGCCGTGGCGGGCGGCGCATCCGCGTCGCCTTAG
- a CDS encoding AMP-binding protein, whose product MVSRAAFGTQASLRGPKAAVSFAEAAQMTLFSGRVTDLEDRCVLIAAKDQLNAGLALIELDGFASRIVICPPDFSADQLASVISSAEVDAILCDEETSDVPAGTPVYRLGVPSLSESRPQRRGTTEWVMPTSGTTGAPKLVAHSLARLLGAIRKGPSTGEQPVWTTFYDIRRYGGLQMFLRAATSGATLVLSDSGDTLEAHVGRCLAAGVTHIAGTPSHWRRLLMSPFVASLQPKYVRLSGEIADRAVLQRLQAAYPHAQIVHAYASTEAGVVFEVHDVMEGFPREFLGERDGVELRVVDGVIRVRSSRSAIDYIGADDRCLRDEEGFIDTDDAVELRADRFHFLGRRTGVVNIGGLKVHPEEVESVINMHPQVHMSLVKARKNPIIGDIIVAEVVLKGDARENENHDLRDEILSICRDRLDRHKVPAVLKFVASLNVVPSGKLERRSA is encoded by the coding sequence ATGGTTTCTCGCGCGGCTTTCGGGACACAGGCGTCCCTGCGGGGACCGAAGGCCGCCGTGAGCTTCGCTGAAGCGGCCCAGATGACGCTATTCTCGGGGCGGGTGACGGACCTCGAGGACCGATGCGTCCTGATCGCCGCAAAGGATCAACTCAATGCGGGGCTGGCGCTCATTGAGCTCGACGGCTTTGCGTCCCGCATTGTGATCTGCCCGCCGGACTTTAGCGCCGATCAATTGGCCTCGGTCATCTCTTCGGCGGAGGTCGACGCCATTCTCTGCGATGAGGAGACCAGCGACGTCCCGGCTGGCACGCCGGTCTACCGTCTCGGCGTTCCCAGCCTGTCCGAGAGCCGGCCACAGCGGCGCGGAACGACAGAATGGGTGATGCCGACCTCGGGCACGACAGGCGCCCCCAAGCTCGTCGCCCATAGTCTCGCGCGTCTGCTCGGCGCCATTCGCAAAGGGCCGTCCACCGGCGAGCAGCCCGTATGGACAACCTTTTATGATATTCGGCGCTACGGCGGCCTTCAGATGTTTTTGCGCGCGGCGACCAGTGGCGCGACATTGGTTCTCTCCGATTCGGGCGACACCCTGGAAGCGCATGTCGGGCGTTGTCTGGCCGCGGGGGTGACGCATATTGCCGGTACTCCCTCCCATTGGCGGCGGCTGCTGATGAGCCCCTTCGTCGCTTCACTGCAGCCAAAATATGTGCGCCTGTCGGGCGAAATCGCCGACCGGGCCGTTTTGCAACGGCTTCAGGCCGCCTATCCCCACGCGCAAATCGTGCACGCCTACGCCTCGACCGAAGCGGGCGTCGTGTTTGAAGTGCACGACGTCATGGAGGGCTTTCCCCGCGAATTCCTCGGCGAGCGGGACGGCGTGGAACTGCGGGTCGTCGACGGCGTCATCCGCGTTCGTTCATCACGCAGCGCCATCGACTATATTGGTGCGGATGATCGCTGCTTGCGCGACGAGGAAGGATTTATCGATACGGACGACGCCGTCGAACTGCGCGCGGACCGCTTCCACTTCTTGGGGCGTCGCACGGGAGTGGTCAACATCGGCGGATTGAAAGTGCATCCTGAAGAAGTCGAGAGCGTGATCAACATGCACCCGCAAGTGCATATGTCGCTCGTCAAGGCGCGCAAAAATCCGATCATCGGCGATATCATCGTCGCCGAGGTGGTCTTGAAGGGCGACGCGCGAGAGAACGAAAATCATGACCTGCGAGACGAGATCCTCTCGATTTGCCGAGATCGACTCGACCGCCACAAGGTTCCCGCGGTCTTAAAATTCGTCGCATCTCTCAATGTAGTTCCGAGCGGAAAGTTGGAGCGTCGCAGTGCGTAA
- a CDS encoding SDR family NAD(P)-dependent oxidoreductase, with protein sequence MRNVIVSGGSRGIGLAIGRRLAQDGYRVIAIARRESEELRAEIQRLEGSLAFVPFDFNDVHEVPALVIRLKKEFGPPYGLVNNAALGTEGALGVMHNAQIEELTRVNMLAPILLTKYVARNIMAAGVGGRIVNIASIIASTGYSGLSVYGATKAAMVGFTKSLAREVGRTGITVNAVAPGFIATEMTSMLNADEKAKIARRAALNRLAEVDDVANAVGFLFSDKASNITGTTITVDAGATA encoded by the coding sequence GTGCGTAACGTGATCGTTTCGGGAGGGAGCAGAGGCATCGGGCTGGCTATCGGCAGGCGGCTCGCGCAAGATGGCTATCGTGTCATCGCCATTGCGCGACGCGAGAGCGAGGAGCTGCGTGCGGAGATCCAACGCCTTGAGGGATCGCTCGCTTTCGTGCCCTTCGATTTTAACGACGTGCACGAAGTTCCAGCGCTGGTCATTCGTTTGAAGAAGGAGTTCGGCCCCCCTTACGGGCTGGTGAACAATGCGGCCCTAGGCACGGAAGGCGCTCTCGGGGTCATGCACAACGCGCAGATCGAGGAGCTGACGCGCGTAAACATGCTGGCGCCGATCCTGCTCACGAAATATGTGGCGCGCAATATTATGGCGGCGGGGGTCGGCGGACGTATCGTCAATATCGCCTCGATCATCGCTTCGACCGGCTACAGCGGTCTCTCGGTCTATGGCGCCACAAAGGCTGCGATGGTCGGTTTTACAAAATCACTGGCTCGCGAAGTGGGGAGGACCGGAATAACCGTCAACGCCGTCGCTCCGGGCTTCATCGCCACGGAAATGACGTCCATGCTCAACGCGGACGAAAAAGCGAAAATTGCTCGCCGCGCCGCGCTCAATCGCCTTGCGGAGGTCGATGACGTGGCGAACGCGGTCGGCTTCTTGTTTTCGGACAAGGCCAGTAATATCACCGGGACAACGATAACCGTGGACGCAGGCGCGACCGCGTAA
- a CDS encoding O-acetylhomoserine aminocarboxypropyltransferase/cysteine synthase family protein has translation MRAETIAIHGGFDGDPATKAIAVPIYQTVAYEFDSADHGAALFNLEAEGYRYSRIANPTTSVLERRIAALEGGVGALCVASGQAALHYAFANLADAGGNIVSTPTLYGTTHTLLQHVLPRQGVTARFAPTDAPQDIAEAIDENTRAVFCESVGNPAGNICDIAAFAESAHARGIPLIVDNTVPTPILLRPIEHGADIVVHSLTKFIGGHGTTLGGAIVDSGRFPWAKHPTRFPMFNEPDESYHGLVYVERFGDSAYLERARSVYLRTTGAVMAPFSAFLLLQGLETLALRVERHVENARKVAEFLHQDRRIAWVNYAGFPDNAYYDRVKKYLGGRAPSVLTFGVEGGFERTKTFYDSLKLLKRLVNIGDAKSLATHPASTTHRQMSLEGLKRAGVSPDLIRLSVGLEHYEDIIEDLDQALSVSAPAGQEGGPESAAAK, from the coding sequence ATGCGCGCCGAAACCATCGCCATACACGGAGGATTCGACGGGGATCCCGCGACAAAAGCCATCGCAGTGCCGATTTATCAGACGGTGGCCTATGAATTCGATAGCGCGGATCACGGCGCCGCGCTCTTCAACTTGGAAGCTGAAGGCTATCGGTACAGCCGCATCGCAAATCCAACGACATCCGTATTGGAACGGCGGATTGCGGCCCTTGAAGGCGGCGTTGGCGCCTTATGCGTCGCATCGGGCCAGGCGGCGCTGCATTACGCCTTCGCCAACCTCGCCGATGCCGGAGGCAACATCGTTTCCACGCCGACACTCTACGGCACGACGCATACCCTGCTCCAGCACGTGCTGCCGCGGCAAGGCGTCACGGCCCGCTTCGCGCCGACCGACGCGCCGCAGGACATAGCCGAAGCGATCGACGAAAACACGCGCGCCGTATTTTGTGAGAGCGTCGGCAATCCCGCGGGCAATATTTGCGACATCGCCGCTTTCGCTGAGAGCGCCCATGCGCGCGGGATTCCGCTGATCGTCGACAATACGGTTCCCACCCCAATATTGTTGCGGCCCATCGAGCACGGCGCGGATATCGTTGTCCACTCGTTGACGAAATTCATCGGCGGCCACGGAACCACTTTGGGCGGCGCGATCGTCGACAGCGGGCGCTTCCCCTGGGCGAAGCACCCCACGCGCTTCCCCATGTTCAACGAACCGGACGAGTCCTACCACGGCCTCGTCTACGTCGAACGTTTTGGCGATTCCGCCTACCTGGAGCGGGCTCGCAGCGTCTATCTGCGCACAACCGGGGCCGTGATGGCGCCGTTCTCCGCATTTTTGCTGCTGCAGGGTCTTGAAACTTTGGCTCTTCGAGTCGAACGCCACGTCGAAAACGCGCGCAAGGTCGCCGAGTTCCTCCATCAAGATCGACGCATCGCATGGGTCAATTATGCTGGTTTTCCCGACAACGCCTATTATGATCGCGTGAAGAAATATCTTGGAGGCCGCGCGCCCTCAGTCCTCACATTTGGCGTAGAAGGAGGGTTTGAGCGCACGAAGACCTTTTATGATTCGTTGAAGCTCCTCAAGCGCCTCGTCAATATCGGCGACGCCAAATCGCTCGCGACGCATCCGGCTTCGACCACGCATCGCCAAATGTCGCTCGAAGGGCTGAAGAGGGCGGGGGTTTCTCCCGATCTGATACGGCTTAGCGTCGGACTCGAGCATTACGAGGACATCATCGAGGATTTGGATCAGGCTCTCTCCGTGAGCGCGCCGGCGGGACAGGAAGGCGGCCCAGAAAGCGCGGCTGCGAAATGA
- a CDS encoding homoserine O-acetyltransferase/O-succinyltransferase family protein, whose product MSSPAVVEAVGGATVEIALVNNMPENAAEATVGQFETLLRRAAGQGITYQLTCYALPQSDVARGSASSTHEEIEALYARGADALIVTGAEPRAERLADEPFWADFSRLVLWARTHTLGSLWSCLAAHGAVELLDGVSRRRQDQKISGVFACSATPDDWATQGAPEEILVPHSRYNSLSREDLAANGYVISSWSPSVGVDSFWRREPSLFLFTQGHPEYTANTLASEFRRDALRFLKGTSAAFPKLPDNYFSGAAQEEIALLRSSPEVLDPFSFLERFDRILEQNPPTANWFNDAERLYGNWLRLIVAERNEEPIGTMARKAAFSRCKT is encoded by the coding sequence ATGAGCTCCCCGGCCGTCGTAGAAGCCGTTGGCGGCGCGACAGTCGAAATCGCGCTGGTGAACAACATGCCCGAGAATGCGGCCGAGGCGACTGTGGGCCAGTTCGAGACCTTGCTTCGCCGCGCGGCGGGGCAAGGCATTACGTATCAATTGACCTGCTACGCCTTACCGCAGAGCGACGTCGCGCGGGGTTCGGCCTCGAGCACGCATGAAGAGATCGAGGCGCTCTATGCGCGCGGCGCCGATGCGCTCATCGTGACGGGAGCCGAACCGCGCGCTGAAAGATTGGCGGACGAGCCGTTTTGGGCGGATTTCTCGCGGCTCGTTCTTTGGGCCCGCACGCATACGCTGGGGAGCCTCTGGTCCTGCCTTGCGGCGCATGGAGCCGTGGAGCTCCTCGACGGTGTTTCGCGGCGAAGGCAAGATCAAAAAATCAGCGGCGTTTTCGCCTGCAGCGCGACGCCGGACGATTGGGCGACGCAGGGCGCTCCTGAGGAAATTCTCGTCCCTCACTCACGATACAATAGTCTTTCTCGGGAGGATTTGGCGGCCAATGGTTATGTTATTTCCTCATGGTCGCCAAGCGTAGGAGTCGACAGTTTTTGGCGTCGGGAACCGAGCCTTTTTCTCTTCACCCAAGGACACCCTGAATACACCGCAAACACGTTGGCAAGCGAGTTCAGACGCGATGCTTTGCGTTTTCTCAAAGGAACGAGCGCGGCTTTCCCTAAGTTGCCGGATAATTACTTTTCGGGGGCCGCCCAAGAGGAAATCGCTTTGTTAAGATCTAGCCCGGAAGTGCTCGATCCTTTCAGCTTTCTCGAGAGGTTCGACAGGATCCTCGAACAGAATCCGCCGACGGCCAACTGGTTCAACGACGCAGAGCGTCTTTATGGCAATTGGCTGCGCCTGATCGTGGCCGAACGAAACGAAGAGCCTATCGGGACCATGGCCCGAAAAGCTGCTTTCTCTCGATGTAAGACGTAA
- a CDS encoding branched-chain amino acid aminotransferase produces MNAVNTTPSAPTRTWSFFEGAWREGNQPILGVRSHGAWLGSVVFDGARAFEGVTPDLDKHLARVNWSAANMSLDPVVTLERWRELVAEGLSRFAPDAQLYIRPMYWAEQGYGGGVRFDPASTNWCLSIYEAPMPAPRGGAVTLSPFRRPTLEMAPVNAKASCHYANGARALIEAAGRGFDNCLMLDALGNVAEFANSNAFMAKDGVVFTPAPNGTFLDGVTRQRVIGLLRAAGVTVVETLLSYRDFATADEIFSTGNFQKVAPMTRIDERALQAGPLYQTARALYWRFAHDPESAPR; encoded by the coding sequence ATGAACGCCGTCAACACGACTCCTTCAGCGCCAACGCGAACCTGGAGCTTCTTCGAGGGGGCTTGGCGCGAAGGCAACCAACCGATCCTCGGGGTGCGCAGTCATGGGGCTTGGCTCGGCTCCGTCGTGTTCGACGGCGCGCGCGCTTTTGAGGGAGTCACACCAGATCTGGACAAGCATTTGGCGCGCGTAAATTGGTCAGCGGCCAATATGTCGCTCGACCCGGTGGTGACGCTGGAGCGTTGGAGAGAACTCGTTGCGGAAGGTCTTTCCCGATTCGCGCCCGACGCGCAGCTTTACATTCGCCCCATGTATTGGGCGGAGCAAGGCTATGGAGGCGGCGTGCGATTCGATCCCGCCTCGACCAATTGGTGCCTGTCGATCTATGAGGCGCCGATGCCCGCGCCGCGCGGCGGCGCTGTAACTCTGTCGCCTTTTCGCAGGCCCACGCTTGAAATGGCGCCGGTCAACGCCAAAGCGAGCTGCCATTACGCCAATGGCGCACGCGCGCTGATCGAGGCGGCCGGCCGCGGCTTCGACAACTGCCTCATGCTCGACGCCCTCGGCAATGTCGCGGAATTCGCCAATTCCAACGCGTTCATGGCCAAGGACGGCGTCGTGTTCACGCCGGCGCCAAACGGGACGTTTCTGGACGGCGTGACGCGCCAACGCGTCATCGGCTTGTTGCGCGCCGCTGGCGTTACGGTCGTGGAGACGTTACTGAGCTACCGCGACTTTGCGACCGCGGACGAGATATTCTCGACCGGCAATTTTCAGAAAGTCGCGCCGATGACTCGCATAGACGAGCGCGCCTTGCAGGCTGGACCGCTTTATCAGACAGCGCGAGCGCTTTACTGGCGCTTTGCGCATGACCCGGAATCGGCGCCCCGATGA
- a CDS encoding GumC family protein yields MLKNLERAATRQPKVPETNAMESLGSALRLLRRQLWVVISTTFLLSSLGVVYVLITPPTYTAKGLLVTDSKRLQLTQSFGEATIDPLELETEVEVLKSDNVLLPVVKELRLTEHPGFEETIGLRAKLFGSRGPIPESAREEHAVQVLLDSLTATRLPRTRIIEISYKSREPAFAAQVVNAVANSFIREQFESRAQGAGQASAWLETRVKELGEEASRAEQAVVKFKRDNNIVDTGGKLTAEQQLGEINTKLVNARAETADARAKLSRIDATLARNRSDSTLNATVADALKNEVVNNLRSQYFVLANREADYSARYGKDHLAVIKLRTQMRGIRNSILDELQRLAEVYKSDLEIAKHKEDQLEKEYSAAVLNTQKTSQSQVKLRELEGAARTNRALYDNFLARYLEQVQQQSMKIGDVRLISPATQPQKPSNKKILPIALASFGGLALGLAIAVLRDMTDRVFRTGQQVEKSLRTKCIALVPALETDAASRAGDRAEGGGAARRAGGDASPGRNAGGSKGPRNVVSRRRSPATAIIDAPFSRFADEFHSIKLAADLYGSAGSSKVIGVTSALPGEGKSTIAVNLARLIARTGSRTALVDCDFRKPELSKLLAPGADLGVSEVVGGVASLGEALWKDDLSELVFLPAGARAGLVHPNEILASDAAPKLFENLRQLYNWVIVDLPSIGPVPDVQSTIRFVDSYLLVVEWGRTDPSTVEHALDRAKGVDDCLLGALLNKVDMSRLPSYDPNYVLKLDKRPEDESLHRFRRFWPPASWSWLNAHRKNS; encoded by the coding sequence ATGTTGAAGAATTTGGAGCGCGCCGCGACACGTCAGCCGAAGGTCCCGGAAACGAACGCGATGGAGTCGCTGGGGTCCGCCCTTAGATTGCTGCGGCGTCAACTATGGGTCGTCATCTCCACGACATTCCTTCTCAGCTCTCTGGGCGTCGTCTATGTTTTGATCACGCCGCCGACTTACACGGCAAAAGGATTATTGGTCACGGATTCGAAGCGGCTGCAACTCACCCAGTCTTTTGGCGAGGCCACAATCGATCCTTTGGAACTCGAGACTGAAGTCGAGGTCCTCAAGTCTGATAATGTCTTGTTGCCGGTCGTGAAAGAGCTTCGACTGACCGAGCACCCTGGATTCGAAGAGACGATCGGGCTTCGCGCGAAACTATTTGGATCCCGCGGGCCGATTCCCGAATCCGCGCGCGAAGAGCACGCGGTTCAGGTGCTTCTCGATTCACTGACGGCGACCCGGCTCCCGAGGACGCGCATCATTGAAATCAGCTACAAAAGTCGAGAGCCGGCTTTTGCCGCTCAGGTCGTGAACGCGGTCGCCAATTCGTTCATTCGCGAGCAGTTCGAATCCCGGGCGCAAGGGGCGGGTCAAGCCAGCGCTTGGCTGGAGACCCGGGTTAAAGAATTGGGCGAGGAGGCGTCACGCGCAGAACAGGCAGTCGTCAAATTCAAGAGAGACAATAACATTGTCGATACCGGCGGTAAGTTGACGGCCGAGCAACAATTGGGCGAGATCAACACCAAGCTCGTCAACGCCCGCGCCGAGACAGCCGATGCGCGCGCCAAGCTCTCCCGCATTGATGCGACGCTCGCTCGCAACCGGAGCGACTCCACTCTCAATGCGACCGTAGCCGACGCTCTGAAAAATGAGGTCGTAAACAATTTGCGCTCACAATATTTTGTTCTAGCCAACCGTGAGGCTGACTATTCAGCTCGATACGGCAAAGATCATTTGGCTGTAATTAAATTGCGTACTCAGATGCGGGGAATTCGGAACTCGATCCTCGATGAGCTCCAGCGACTCGCTGAGGTTTACAAGAGCGATCTTGAGATCGCCAAGCACAAGGAGGATCAACTCGAGAAAGAATATTCAGCCGCCGTGTTGAATACGCAAAAGACGAGCCAGTCGCAGGTCAAATTGCGGGAACTGGAAGGCGCCGCCCGCACCAACCGCGCGTTGTATGATAATTTTCTCGCACGATATCTTGAGCAAGTGCAGCAGCAATCCATGAAGATCGGCGACGTCCGACTGATCTCGCCGGCCACACAGCCCCAGAAACCAAGCAATAAGAAGATTTTGCCGATAGCTCTTGCGAGTTTCGGGGGATTGGCCTTGGGCCTTGCGATCGCGGTTCTGCGAGACATGACGGACCGTGTTTTCCGCACCGGCCAACAGGTCGAGAAATCGTTGAGAACGAAATGCATTGCTTTGGTCCCGGCATTGGAGACCGATGCGGCGAGCCGCGCCGGGGACAGAGCTGAAGGCGGAGGCGCAGCGCGCAGGGCGGGCGGCGACGCGTCGCCGGGTAGGAACGCGGGCGGCTCCAAAGGCCCGAGAAACGTCGTCTCGAGGCGGCGAAGCCCTGCAACAGCAATCATCGATGCGCCTTTCTCTCGGTTTGCCGATGAGTTCCACTCGATCAAGCTGGCCGCGGATCTCTACGGTTCAGCCGGATCCAGCAAGGTCATCGGCGTAACTTCCGCGCTGCCGGGTGAAGGCAAATCGACGATTGCGGTCAATCTGGCGAGGCTCATCGCTCGAACGGGCTCTCGCACAGCTCTGGTCGACTGCGACTTCAGAAAACCTGAGCTTAGCAAGCTGCTTGCGCCAGGGGCCGACCTCGGCGTGTCCGAGGTGGTCGGCGGCGTCGCTTCGCTTGGCGAGGCGCTCTGGAAAGACGATCTCTCAGAATTGGTGTTCCTTCCTGCGGGCGCTCGGGCGGGCCTCGTGCATCCGAATGAAATTCTCGCGTCTGATGCAGCGCCAAAACTTTTCGAGAACCTGCGCCAGCTTTACAATTGGGTGATCGTTGATCTCCCCTCGATTGGCCCTGTTCCAGACGTTCAATCGACGATCCGGTTTGTCGACTCCTATCTCCTCGTCGTCGAATGGGGTCGAACCGACCCCTCCACTGTTGAGCACGCGCTCGACAGGGCAAAGGGGGTTGATGATTGTCTGCTTGGGGCTTTGCTCAATAAGGTGGATATGAGTCGCCTTCCCAGTTACGACCCCAATTACGTTCTTAAGTTGGATAAAAGACCTGAGGACGAAAGCCTTCATCGCTTCCGACGCTTTTGGCCGCCGGCCTCGTGGAGCTGGCTGAACGCGCATCGAAAGAATTCTTGA
- a CDS encoding HU family DNA-binding protein — protein MPEAKQEASAASYGAEQKEQPMVNKLELVEHVAEATDMSKAAAAAALDAVIEGITKALKKGEDVRLVGFGTFSVKKRAAGKGRNPATGEEIKIPASKSARFKSGATLKAALNKK, from the coding sequence CTGCCGGAAGCGAAGCAGGAGGCCTCAGCGGCTTCGTACGGCGCGGAGCAGAAGGAACAGCCCATGGTCAATAAGTTGGAACTCGTCGAGCACGTGGCCGAAGCGACGGACATGTCGAAGGCCGCTGCGGCGGCGGCGCTGGACGCGGTGATCGAAGGCATCACCAAGGCGCTCAAGAAGGGCGAGGACGTGCGCCTTGTCGGTTTCGGGACCTTTTCGGTCAAAAAGCGCGCTGCCGGCAAGGGCCGCAATCCGGCGACGGGGGAGGAGATCAAGATCCCGGCCTCCAAGAGCGCCCGGTTCAAATCCGGCGCGACACTGAAAGCGGCGCTAAACAAAAAGTAA